DNA from Longimicrobium sp.:
GGGGCTGGAGCTGGAGGCGCGCGCGTTCGGCGAGCTGGCGGTGACGCCCGAGGCGCGCTCGCTGGTGCACCTCTTCTTCGCCACCACCGCGGCCAAGAACGATCCCGCGCTGGGCGAGACGGTGAAGCCGAACAAGGTGGAGCGCATCGCCGTGGTGGGCGCCGGGTTCATGGGCGCGGGAATCGCCGCCGCATCGGCCGAGAGCGGGATCACGGTGCGCCTCAAGGACGTCAAGCCGGAGGCCGCGGCCCGGGGGCTCAAGACGGCTCGTGACACCCTGATCAAGCGGGCGAAGCGGAAGAAGGCGCGCGGCTTCGAGATCACCGCCCTCACCGACCGCGTGGAGGCGACCACCGAGTACACAGGCTTCCACTCCGCCGATGTCATCGTGGAAGCGGTGTTCGAGGACGTGTCGCTCAAGCACACCGTCATCCGCGACATCGAGGCGAAGATCGGCGCGGAGACGGTGCTGGGATCCAACACCTCCACCATCCCGATCGCAACGCTGGCGGAGGCGGCTTCGCGGCCGGAAAACGTGATCGGGCTGCACTTCTTCTCCCCGGTCGAGAAGATGCCGCTGCTGGAGATCATCACGCACAAGGGCACCGCCAACTGGGTGACGGCGACGTCGCACGCGTTCGGCAAGCAGATCGGCAAGACGCCCATCATCGTCAACGACGCGCCGGGCTTCTACGCCAACCGCATCCTTTCGCCCTACATGGCCGAGGCGGCGCTGCTGCTGGAGGAGGGCGTGCGGATGGAGGAGATCGACGCCGCGATGACGTCGTGGGGGTACCCGGTCGGCCCCATCACCCTGTACGACGAGGTCGGGCTGGACGTGGCGCAGAAGGCCGGGACGATCCTCGCCGCCGCCTTCGCGGACCGCATGCAGACGAGCTCCGTCCTGGACCGCATGGTGGCGGACGGGCGGCAGGGGCGGAAGAACGGCCGCGGCTTCTTTACCTACGGCGAGGACGGCAAAAAGGGCGAGCCGGACGAGGCGGTGTACGCCGTGATCGGCAACCCGGCCGCGAAGACCATCGCGCGCGCCGACATCCAGGAGCGGCTGGGGCTGATGATGGTGAACGAGGCGCTGCGCACGCTGGAGGAGGGCGTCCTGCGCTCCGCCCGCGACGGCGACGTGGGCGCGGTGCTGGGGATCGGCTTCCCGCCGTTCCGCGGCGGTCCGTTCTGGTACGTGGACCAGACCGGCGCGGCGGCCGTGCTGGAGCGGATGCGCGCCCTGGAGGCGAAGCACGGCCACCGGTTCGCTCCCGCGGCGCTGCTGGTGGAGCGGGCGGCGTCGGGCGAGCGCTTCTTCCCCGACGAGAGCTGAGCGCGGGATTTAGTCGAGTCGGGCAGCGAGGAACGAGCGGGGAGAGGGCCCGCCAACACAAGGAGAGCCTCCCATGGAAGACTGGCGCAGCAACCTGCTGGAGTCGCCCGCCGACATCGCGCAGCTCTGGCGCGAGACGCGGCGCATCGCGGTGCTGGGGATCAAGACAGAGGCGCAGTCGGGGCAGCCCGCCTTCTACGTCCCCCAGTACCTGCAGAACGCCGGGATGGAGATCGTACCGGTGCCGGTCTACTACCCGGACGCCACCGAGATCCTGGGCCAGCCCGTGTATCGCAAGGTGGCGGAGGTGCCGGGCGAGATCGACATGGTGAACGTCTTCCGCCGCTCGCAGGACGTCGGGCCGCACGTGGAAGACATCCTCGCCGCGCGCCCCAAGTCGGTCTGGATGCAGAGCGGCATCCGCAACGAGGACGCCGCCCGCCGCTTCGCCGAGGCCGGAATTCGGGTGGTGCAGGACCGCTGCGCCATGGTGGAGCACAGGCGGTCGACGCGGTAAGCCGTCATCCGCAGGGCCTCACGCGGAGACGCGGAGACGCAGAGAAAGAACAGCAGAGAACCTCTTTCTTGCTCTTCTCTGCGCCTCCGCGTCTCCGCGTGAGATTGCAGTTGGCGTAACACCAGGCGCCGCGGGGCAGGGGCTGAATCGCGCGGGGCGCCGCTTCTCGCGTGAGGGCGCGGCGCACGGGGCATCGGCAGAAGCCCCTTGCACTTAGCACCTGGCACTCGGCACTTCGCGGTTGTGGGGCTTTCCCCTACGAAGCTGTCAGGGTGGCTCCGCGCGCGGCGGCGGGTGCTTGCCGCGCGCGCCGACGAATGCTATATGGGTGCATTCCGAAAGAGCCCCGCGGGCGTGGGGCCCGTTCGGACGTGCAGACGACCGCGCGCGAACCGGCGAGCCCGCCGGCTCACGCTCCGTGCGGGCCG
Protein-coding regions in this window:
- a CDS encoding CoA-binding protein; amino-acid sequence: MEDWRSNLLESPADIAQLWRETRRIAVLGIKTEAQSGQPAFYVPQYLQNAGMEIVPVPVYYPDATEILGQPVYRKVAEVPGEIDMVNVFRRSQDVGPHVEDILAARPKSVWMQSGIRNEDAARRFAEAGIRVVQDRCAMVEHRRSTR
- the fadJ gene encoding fatty acid oxidation complex subunit alpha FadJ, which translates into the protein MATTVNEETGAPVQMDVEDGIAIIRLDQPGKPVNVISAALVEAMDDILRRLEEGEADASVRAAVILSEKKGTWIAGADIEQFKDFRTPADAEAASRAGQRLLDRLENLRVPVVAAIDGVALGGGLEVALACTYRIASDSPKTKLGLPEVNLGIVPGAGGTQRLPRLIGVRAALDLMLTGKQLDGRRARSAGIVDEVVPAAILPVVARQVANDLAEGVKEPRGAARRRSPQWLENLPGMRQLIFSKARQGVMAKTKGLYPAPLRLLEVVEKGLDRELEEGLELEARAFGELAVTPEARSLVHLFFATTAAKNDPALGETVKPNKVERIAVVGAGFMGAGIAAASAESGITVRLKDVKPEAAARGLKTARDTLIKRAKRKKARGFEITALTDRVEATTEYTGFHSADVIVEAVFEDVSLKHTVIRDIEAKIGAETVLGSNTSTIPIATLAEAASRPENVIGLHFFSPVEKMPLLEIITHKGTANWVTATSHAFGKQIGKTPIIVNDAPGFYANRILSPYMAEAALLLEEGVRMEEIDAAMTSWGYPVGPITLYDEVGLDVAQKAGTILAAAFADRMQTSSVLDRMVADGRQGRKNGRGFFTYGEDGKKGEPDEAVYAVIGNPAAKTIARADIQERLGLMMVNEALRTLEEGVLRSARDGDVGAVLGIGFPPFRGGPFWYVDQTGAAAVLERMRALEAKHGHRFAPAALLVERAASGERFFPDES